One genomic segment of Virgibacillus doumboii includes these proteins:
- a CDS encoding TRAP transporter substrate-binding protein, with protein sequence MKNFKVWAFALIFVTFGVLAGCGNDGSEGSEGSGGDGEGEKIKLIAAHNQTDPENPYQDGLLKFKEVAESESNGNIEVEVHAGTIGTEESELVEKLKLGAADVVLVSPGFMTQTGIDEVNLFAMPYLFDSYDHWEKVVDGEVGDQMAQIINEKSNNDFKLVGYWTAGVRHYYGKKPIKSMDDLEGMTIRTQTSGVVADYWKKTGAVPTDVAWGELYQALQQGVVDSAENAYPYFVQQNHHTTANGKYITETGHDYTTRFLLVNGNKFDKYTKEQQEIILKAAEASVKAERESLYSQEEEYKQKAIDDGAEVNEIDRQPFIDLAKPLHDKTAEELGLEDMLQKIRDAK encoded by the coding sequence ATGAAGAACTTTAAAGTTTGGGCATTTGCACTAATCTTCGTAACCTTTGGTGTACTCGCAGGTTGCGGAAACGACGGAAGTGAAGGCAGCGAAGGATCAGGGGGAGACGGTGAAGGAGAAAAAATTAAACTTATTGCAGCACACAACCAAACAGACCCTGAAAACCCATATCAGGATGGATTATTGAAATTTAAGGAAGTTGCTGAAAGTGAATCTAATGGCAATATCGAAGTAGAAGTACATGCTGGTACTATTGGTACAGAGGAATCAGAACTGGTTGAGAAGCTAAAACTTGGAGCTGCTGACGTGGTACTTGTTTCTCCAGGATTCATGACACAAACAGGTATTGATGAAGTAAACCTATTCGCAATGCCTTACCTATTTGACAGCTATGATCATTGGGAAAAAGTTGTTGATGGTGAAGTTGGCGACCAAATGGCCCAAATCATTAATGAGAAATCAAACAATGACTTCAAGCTGGTTGGATATTGGACTGCTGGTGTTCGTCATTACTATGGTAAGAAACCGATCAAATCTATGGACGACTTGGAAGGTATGACAATCAGAACGCAAACATCTGGTGTTGTAGCGGATTACTGGAAAAAAACAGGTGCTGTTCCAACAGACGTAGCATGGGGTGAATTGTATCAAGCATTACAGCAGGGCGTAGTTGATTCTGCTGAAAACGCATACCCATACTTTGTTCAGCAAAACCATCATACGACAGCAAACGGAAAATATATTACAGAAACAGGACATGACTATACAACTCGCTTCTTGTTGGTAAATGGCAACAAATTTGACAAGTATACTAAAGAGCAGCAGGAAATCATCCTGAAAGCAGCTGAAGCGTCTGTTAAAGCTGAACGTGAATCACTTTACAGTCAAGAAGAAGAATATAAACAAAAAGCAATTGATGATGGTGCAGAAGTTAATGAAATCGACCGTCAGCCATTCATCGATTTGGCAAAACCTTTACATGATAAAACAGCTGAAGAGCTTGGTTTAGAAGATATGTTACAAAAAATTAGAGATGCCAAGTAA
- a CDS encoding DUF4097 family beta strand repeat-containing protein — protein MKLFGLGKKMNPIHLQEEMTGDNVEKVRITASSADIQVTPATGDAVEVLLEGEISEGLEENLEFEVQQNNNMLLINVDLNMGFQFGMYSTNLTLNVNLPSKVYSDLYVKSSSGDIIVKNIAADAYSGTSSSGNQLLTGLDVLERMILKASSGNMLLKNNRAGSLIGSISSGRIDVRDYTSNKVKLDASSGGISIHNEILEGTTECSVSSGNIHINSGEFTGNLDLRATSGNVDVYSKKFPDDLHIDCQNQSGNRSINVKGLTISENSKNRLTGLMGESDVNTIKVKTTSGNVVVSG, from the coding sequence ATGAAATTATTTGGGCTTGGTAAAAAAATGAACCCTATTCATCTGCAGGAAGAGATGACTGGTGACAATGTGGAAAAAGTGAGAATAACGGCATCTTCAGCAGATATACAGGTAACACCAGCCACAGGTGATGCGGTTGAAGTTCTGCTGGAAGGCGAGATTAGTGAAGGTCTTGAGGAAAATCTTGAGTTCGAAGTGCAGCAGAATAATAACATGCTATTGATTAATGTGGATTTGAATATGGGGTTTCAGTTCGGAATGTATTCTACTAATCTTACCCTTAATGTAAACCTGCCGTCCAAAGTTTACAGCGATCTTTATGTGAAATCTTCTTCAGGGGACATTATCGTTAAAAATATTGCTGCTGATGCTTATTCCGGAACTTCCTCCTCTGGAAATCAGCTTTTAACCGGTCTTGATGTTTTGGAGCGGATGATTTTAAAGGCATCCAGCGGAAATATGTTATTAAAAAATAATCGTGCAGGTTCGTTGATAGGTTCGATTAGCAGTGGAAGAATCGATGTCAGGGACTATACAAGTAATAAAGTGAAACTGGATGCTTCATCAGGAGGAATTTCTATTCACAATGAAATTCTGGAAGGGACAACGGAATGCAGCGTATCAAGTGGAAATATCCACATTAACAGTGGCGAGTTCACCGGAAACCTTGATCTCCGCGCAACAAGCGGTAATGTCGATGTGTACAGCAAAAAGTTTCCTGATGATTTGCATATTGACTGTCAAAACCAATCAGGTAACAGAAGCATTAACGTGAAAGGCCTGACAATTTCTGAGAACAGTAAGAACAGGCTGACCGGGCTAATGGGTGAATCCGATGTGAATACGATTAAAGTTAAGACGACTTCGGGTAATGTGGTTGTATCTGGCTAA
- a CDS encoding bifunctional 4-hydroxy-2-oxoglutarate aldolase/2-dehydro-3-deoxy-phosphogluconate aldolase — MNVFEKINENPIVAVIRKADENNIIPIVEALEKGGVKAIEITAETPKVTALIERTAEEFADRVLIGAGTVLDPETARSVIMAGAKFIVSPTLNPDTIRMANRYGILTISGALTPTEILTAYENGAGMVKVFPANAFGPDYIKNIHGPLPHIPLMVTGGITLENMNEYFTKGGVAVGIGSNLVNVKALNTPDDYRLLTDKARQFADKVNEIK; from the coding sequence ATGAACGTCTTTGAAAAGATAAATGAAAATCCGATTGTCGCAGTAATCCGAAAAGCGGATGAAAATAATATTATTCCAATTGTTGAAGCACTTGAAAAAGGTGGTGTTAAGGCGATTGAAATTACGGCGGAAACACCGAAAGTAACAGCCTTGATTGAGCGGACAGCTGAAGAATTCGCAGACAGAGTACTTATAGGTGCAGGTACTGTTTTAGATCCGGAGACGGCCAGGTCAGTCATCATGGCAGGGGCGAAATTCATTGTTTCCCCAACTTTGAACCCTGACACTATCAGGATGGCTAACCGCTATGGCATTCTTACTATTTCCGGTGCATTGACACCGACAGAAATTTTGACAGCTTATGAAAATGGTGCAGGAATGGTGAAGGTGTTTCCAGCCAATGCGTTTGGACCGGATTATATTAAAAATATTCATGGTCCATTGCCACACATACCACTCATGGTAACTGGGGGCATTACGCTGGAAAATATGAATGAGTATTTTACTAAAGGAGGTGTTGCGGTAGGTATTGGCAGCAACTTAGTCAATGTAAAAGCGTTGAACACACCGGATGATTACAGACTTTTAACTGATAAGGCAAGACAGTTTGCAGATAAAGTGAATGAAATTAAATAA
- a CDS encoding substrate-binding domain-containing protein — MQTVTITDVARHAGVSKSTVSQFLNKRYDYMGTKTKEKIEEAIEELGYQPNIVARSLKQKSTTTIGVIVANIMHEFSTQVIRSIEDFCHEMDFHIIVCNADDEPEKEKKYINMLRAKQIDGIIIFPTGDNVDLYESMIDENYPIVFMDRHVPEIAISSIMLDNEKASSLAIDEFVRNGYERIGIVTTSTIKNVTPRIERINGYKKALEAHGFPVMNDYIKSAEIHDIQSELQEMLSLENPPEAILAGNDLALIEILKSTKKSQKRIPEDLALIGIDDVSFADIYHPSITTIAQPTFGMGKQAAEFLLDKITNKSSEEKEANIERFSPKLIARESSKALKTLHPEMKGE, encoded by the coding sequence ATGCAAACGGTAACAATCACAGATGTTGCGCGACATGCGGGTGTTTCGAAAAGTACCGTATCGCAGTTTCTGAATAAAAGATATGATTATATGGGTACGAAAACGAAAGAAAAGATAGAAGAGGCCATTGAGGAATTAGGATATCAACCCAATATTGTGGCCAGAAGTCTGAAACAGAAATCAACAACCACAATCGGTGTTATCGTCGCGAATATCATGCATGAGTTTTCAACTCAGGTCATTCGATCAATTGAAGACTTTTGCCATGAAATGGACTTCCACATCATTGTGTGTAATGCAGATGACGAACCGGAAAAAGAAAAGAAATATATAAACATGCTTAGAGCTAAGCAAATTGATGGAATTATTATTTTCCCTACAGGTGACAATGTTGATTTGTATGAAAGTATGATCGACGAAAATTATCCGATTGTTTTTATGGATCGGCATGTGCCGGAAATAGCGATAAGTTCGATTATGCTGGATAACGAGAAAGCGTCTTCATTGGCAATTGATGAATTTGTCCGCAATGGTTATGAACGTATCGGGATTGTAACAACATCAACTATAAAAAATGTTACACCTAGAATTGAACGGATAAATGGTTATAAAAAAGCGCTTGAGGCACATGGTTTCCCAGTAATGAATGATTACATCAAAAGTGCTGAAATTCATGATATACAATCAGAATTACAGGAAATGCTGTCACTGGAAAATCCTCCCGAGGCTATCCTTGCCGGAAATGACCTTGCTTTGATTGAGATTTTAAAAAGCACAAAGAAAAGCCAGAAGAGAATACCAGAAGATTTGGCTCTAATCGGGATTGACGATGTCTCATTTGCTGATATCTATCATCCCTCCATTACCACAATTGCCCAGCCGACATTCGGTATGGGAAAACAAGCTGCAGAGTTTCTTTTAGATAAAATAACTAACAAAAGCAGCGAAGAAAAGGAAGCTAATATCGAAAGGTTTTCCCCAAAGTTAATTGCTCGGGAATCATCTAAGGCTTTAAAAACTTTGCATCCGGAAATGAAAGGGGAATAA
- the rpiA gene encoding ribose-5-phosphate isomerase RpiA: MLSEADRYKKLAGERAADFIEDGMTIGLGSGSTVYWMMKQVGLLIEKGRQVKGIPTSTRTEGWAKEFGIPLTDFASVQSIDLAIDGADEIDSQLNLVKGGGGSLVREKIVDALADKLIIIADESKMVTKLGEFPLPVEVVPFGYEATARNIVQLGCSTSLRKKNDEIFISDNGNYILDCEFNGISDPKRLHSRIKSMVGVVETGLFTDMTDLAIVGKSEGVTLVNK, from the coding sequence ATGCTGAGTGAAGCTGACCGTTATAAAAAACTAGCCGGGGAGCGTGCGGCAGATTTTATTGAAGATGGTATGACAATTGGATTGGGCTCCGGTTCTACAGTTTACTGGATGATGAAACAAGTAGGTTTGCTGATCGAAAAAGGTCGCCAAGTTAAAGGGATTCCAACTTCTACTCGTACAGAGGGTTGGGCGAAGGAGTTCGGCATCCCATTAACTGATTTTGCTTCCGTTCAGTCCATTGATTTAGCAATTGACGGAGCTGATGAAATTGATAGTCAGCTGAACCTGGTTAAAGGCGGGGGCGGATCACTTGTCCGTGAAAAAATTGTAGATGCGCTGGCTGATAAATTGATTATTATCGCTGATGAGTCAAAAATGGTGACGAAACTTGGTGAATTTCCGTTACCGGTCGAAGTCGTTCCTTTTGGATATGAAGCAACAGCAAGGAATATTGTGCAATTGGGGTGCAGTACATCACTCCGAAAAAAGAATGACGAAATTTTTATTTCCGATAATGGTAATTATATTTTGGACTGTGAATTTAATGGCATATCAGATCCAAAACGGCTGCATAGCAGAATAAAGTCAATGGTTGGAGTCGTTGAAACAGGTCTATTTACTGACATGACAGATCTAGCCATCGTTGGTAAAAGTGAAGGAGTAACGCTTGTAAATAAATGA
- a CDS encoding Gfo/Idh/MocA family protein produces MNYATIGTGWITEAFIQASREVNDFQLHAVYSRSEEKAKSFAEKHHAKDFFTDLEEMAACTNFDCVYIASPNSLHYKHAITFLKHGKHVICEKPIFSNTEELNEAYQVAEANNVYLFEAIRSIYSPNFQSLKASLGKVGTVRSCILHRGRYSSQYDNYLDGKNPNVFSLEFSGGALMDMGVYPLYLAVALFGKPDSVSYKPVILESGVDGSGTLVLTYDGFICTVMCSKITTSYIPCEIHGETGTLTFENAAQINNLAYIDRKAKQTTPIETNAVDQDMVYEIEAFAEIVRTNDVQSYKELKELSCEVLSVTEEARRQNGIVFESER; encoded by the coding sequence ATGAATTATGCGACAATTGGAACTGGCTGGATAACAGAAGCATTTATTCAGGCTTCCAGAGAGGTAAATGATTTTCAACTTCATGCTGTTTATTCACGTTCTGAAGAAAAAGCAAAAAGCTTCGCTGAGAAGCATCATGCAAAAGATTTTTTTACTGATTTGGAAGAAATGGCTGCATGTACCAACTTCGATTGCGTTTATATTGCTTCGCCCAACTCGCTGCATTATAAACATGCTATAACTTTTTTGAAACATGGGAAGCATGTTATTTGTGAGAAGCCCATTTTTTCAAATACGGAAGAACTAAATGAAGCATATCAAGTTGCTGAAGCAAACAATGTATATCTATTCGAAGCGATTCGCAGTATATATTCGCCAAACTTCCAGAGCTTGAAGGCTAGCCTGGGGAAAGTGGGAACGGTTCGCAGTTGCATTCTACATCGCGGTCGATACTCATCCCAGTACGATAATTATTTAGATGGAAAAAATCCAAACGTCTTTTCACTGGAATTCTCAGGAGGAGCACTTATGGACATGGGTGTCTATCCTTTATACTTGGCAGTTGCCTTGTTTGGAAAGCCTGACAGTGTTTCTTATAAACCTGTAATTTTAGAATCCGGCGTGGATGGCAGTGGTACCCTCGTATTAACTTATGATGGATTTATCTGCACGGTCATGTGTTCAAAAATAACCACTTCCTACATTCCTTGTGAAATACATGGGGAAACCGGAACATTAACATTCGAAAATGCAGCCCAAATTAATAATCTCGCATATATTGATCGAAAAGCAAAACAAACTACACCTATTGAAACAAACGCTGTTGATCAGGATATGGTTTACGAAATTGAAGCTTTTGCAGAGATAGTTAGAACTAATGATGTTCAGTCATACAAGGAATTAAAAGAGCTTAGTTGTGAAGTGCTTTCGGTTACGGAGGAAGCTAGGCGTCAGAATGGTATAGTTTTTGAGAGTGAGAGGTAG
- a CDS encoding TRAP transporter large permease, translating to MGFILVALFIVLMLIGIPIAFVIGIVALLGIMDIEYIPELTVPIKMLNGLDSFVLLAVPLFILAANLMNSGKISEKLIELSLAIVGPIRGGLAHANILVSMMFAGVSGASQADTAGVGKILIPSMKNKGYDTETAVAVTAASSTVGVVIPPSIPMIIFAGLTNASVGALFLGGIVPGILIGLAMMVFIYFMALKNNYPKFARTELKKLFKLALEAFPALLTPVIIIGGIITGFFTATEAAAVASLYTLLISMFFYKTLKVRDIPKILVDTLGLSSLSLFALAAASALGELMSYYQLGALAQEFFNNNIDAKWLFIIIIIAFFLFVGTFMDAIPAMILFVPVVLPAATMFGIDPIHLGLIVVITLAVGLITPPYGLCLLLAAKIGEISIERSFKAVIPFIGIVVVVLLFIAFFPEVAFYIPKMINPALF from the coding sequence ATGGGGTTTATATTGGTAGCTTTATTTATAGTATTAATGCTAATCGGGATACCGATTGCTTTTGTCATTGGAATTGTTGCATTGCTGGGTATAATGGATATTGAATATATTCCCGAATTGACAGTTCCAATTAAAATGCTGAATGGTTTGGATTCCTTTGTATTACTGGCCGTTCCGTTGTTTATCCTGGCAGCGAATCTGATGAATTCCGGGAAAATCTCCGAAAAATTGATCGAACTATCACTTGCAATTGTGGGTCCAATAAGAGGCGGACTTGCTCATGCGAATATTTTAGTGTCGATGATGTTTGCCGGTGTATCAGGTGCTTCACAGGCTGACACAGCAGGCGTAGGTAAGATTCTTATTCCTAGTATGAAGAATAAAGGTTATGACACGGAAACAGCAGTGGCAGTAACTGCAGCTTCATCAACAGTAGGTGTGGTCATTCCGCCAAGTATTCCGATGATTATTTTTGCAGGACTTACAAATGCATCAGTTGGTGCACTATTTCTTGGTGGTATTGTGCCTGGTATCTTGATTGGCCTGGCCATGATGGTTTTCATTTACTTTATGGCTTTAAAAAATAATTACCCTAAATTTGCTCGGACAGAGCTGAAGAAATTGTTCAAATTAGCACTGGAAGCATTCCCCGCATTACTGACACCGGTAATTATTATTGGTGGAATCATTACAGGATTCTTCACGGCAACAGAAGCAGCAGCTGTGGCATCTTTATACACGTTATTAATTAGTATGTTTTTTTATAAAACTTTAAAAGTGCGTGATATACCAAAAATTTTGGTAGATACTCTGGGATTAAGTTCCTTATCTTTGTTTGCCTTAGCTGCAGCAAGTGCATTAGGAGAATTAATGAGTTACTATCAATTAGGTGCACTTGCACAAGAATTCTTTAACAATAATATTGATGCAAAATGGCTTTTTATCATCATTATCATTGCATTTTTCCTTTTTGTAGGAACATTTATGGATGCAATTCCGGCAATGATTCTGTTTGTGCCGGTAGTATTACCTGCAGCAACAATGTTTGGAATTGATCCGATCCATTTAGGATTAATTGTAGTAATTACACTGGCAGTAGGCTTAATAACACCTCCATACGGATTATGTTTGCTTTTAGCTGCGAAAATAGGTGAGATATCGATTGAAAGGTCATTTAAAGCGGTCATACCATTTATCGGAATTGTTGTAGTAGTATTATTGTTTATCGCTTTCTTCCCGGAAGTAGCATTCTATATTCCTAAGATGATTAATCCAGCCTTATTTTAG
- the hxlA gene encoding 3-hexulose-6-phosphate synthase, which produces MKLQLALDRLTWDECFRIVDQTKESIDWIEVGTGVIKEYGMTIVREMREQYPDKTIVADMKTCDAGGHEAKQAYEAGADITTVMAFSSDLTITDTIDVAKKYKTRTMVDLLEVSSKQRMQELKDIGVELVSLHVGKDKQKEGEFDTGLFSLVNNLGFEVTVAGGINEDTLPDIVKKGPNTVIVGSAITKSGDPREAAARIKKILTSNEV; this is translated from the coding sequence ATGAAATTGCAATTAGCATTAGACAGGCTAACATGGGATGAGTGCTTTCGTATTGTGGACCAGACGAAAGAATCCATTGATTGGATTGAAGTAGGTACCGGTGTAATTAAGGAATATGGGATGACAATAGTTCGCGAAATGCGTGAGCAATATCCCGATAAAACAATTGTAGCCGATATGAAAACGTGTGATGCAGGAGGCCATGAAGCAAAACAGGCTTATGAGGCAGGAGCAGATATTACAACGGTTATGGCGTTTTCATCCGATTTGACAATTACGGATACAATTGATGTTGCCAAAAAATATAAAACGCGGACTATGGTTGATCTGCTTGAGGTTTCAAGCAAACAGCGCATGCAGGAACTCAAGGATATAGGTGTCGAATTAGTAAGCCTTCATGTCGGTAAGGACAAGCAAAAAGAGGGGGAATTTGATACCGGGTTGTTTTCCCTGGTTAACAATTTAGGCTTTGAAGTTACTGTAGCAGGTGGCATCAATGAAGACACTTTACCTGATATTGTAAAAAAAGGACCGAATACAGTGATTGTCGGCAGTGCCATCACAAAGTCGGGAGATCCACGAGAAGCAGCGGCACGGATAAAAAAGATCCTGACTAGCAATGAAGTTTAG
- a CDS encoding TraR/DksA family transcriptional regulator, with protein MDRQQQIAENNLNEQQLHEVNEALKRMEKGTYGICVDTGKEIPLERLKAVPYAKRTVEAEEDHQNQTNANGDEDTTRLLKPKREMEDSRKRTLVRIEYP; from the coding sequence GTGGATCGGCAACAGCAAATAGCTGAAAATAACCTTAATGAACAGCAACTTCATGAAGTGAATGAAGCACTTAAACGGATGGAAAAGGGCACCTATGGAATTTGCGTGGACACCGGAAAAGAAATCCCTTTAGAACGGTTAAAAGCGGTGCCTTATGCAAAAAGAACGGTGGAAGCTGAGGAAGACCATCAAAATCAAACAAATGCAAATGGAGACGAAGACACAACAAGACTATTGAAGCCAAAAAGGGAAATGGAAGATTCCAGAAAACGTACACTTGTAAGAATTGAATATCCTTAA
- a CDS encoding TRAP transporter small permease, whose product MDRFVKVLEKIQLTIGVLFLSLFFIVIMIQITTRHLGIAAIWTVEVANYSFIWAIFMGAAVMVNRREHFNFDFLTKKLKGKPRILLSIFNDLILLLFNTAIFYYGIKVVQNFWNYNWTSLPEMKMGYVWISIPIMGATMIIYTLSHLAKHVKTWKEEGALK is encoded by the coding sequence GTGGATCGTTTTGTGAAAGTGCTCGAGAAAATTCAATTGACGATAGGGGTGCTCTTTTTATCATTATTCTTTATCGTCATTATGATTCAGATAACAACAAGACACTTGGGCATCGCGGCCATTTGGACGGTTGAAGTAGCAAACTATTCGTTCATTTGGGCAATCTTTATGGGTGCAGCAGTAATGGTGAATCGAAGGGAGCACTTTAACTTTGATTTTTTAACGAAAAAATTAAAAGGGAAGCCCAGGATTTTATTAAGTATTTTTAATGATCTAATTTTACTTTTATTTAATACAGCCATTTTTTACTACGGTATAAAAGTAGTACAGAATTTTTGGAATTACAATTGGACATCACTACCGGAAATGAAAATGGGATATGTCTGGATTTCCATCCCAATTATGGGTGCAACAATGATTATTTATACGCTTTCTCATCTTGCTAAGCACGTAAAAACATGGAAAGAAGAGGGGGCGCTTAAATAA
- the hxlB gene encoding 6-phospho-3-hexuloisomerase has translation MRKTITTVANEIAEVLNHINEDEVLALEDKIKEAKRVFISGTGRSGLIGKVFAMRLMQSDFPVYVVGETITPSIEDEDLLIIISGSGSTGSLVQFAEKTTNVGAKLALVTTNKDSQIGQLSDCTVFIPAATKKREPHEPDTIQPLGSQFDQSAHLLLDALMVHLLENGTNKKQLNKRHANLE, from the coding sequence ATGCGTAAAACTATCACAACAGTTGCAAACGAGATTGCTGAAGTTTTGAACCATATTAATGAAGATGAAGTACTTGCACTGGAAGATAAAATCAAAGAGGCAAAACGGGTTTTTATTTCGGGAACCGGCCGCTCAGGTTTGATAGGAAAAGTTTTTGCCATGCGGCTTATGCAAAGTGATTTCCCCGTTTATGTTGTTGGAGAGACAATTACTCCAAGTATTGAGGATGAAGATCTATTAATTATCATATCGGGATCAGGGAGCACGGGTTCGTTGGTTCAATTTGCTGAGAAAACAACAAACGTCGGGGCTAAACTGGCACTTGTTACCACAAACAAAGACTCCCAAATCGGACAACTCTCAGATTGTACAGTTTTTATCCCGGCTGCAACCAAAAAGCGTGAACCGCATGAACCTGATACTATCCAACCATTGGGAAGCCAATTTGACCAATCGGCACATTTATTGCTCGACGCTCTAATGGTTCATCTTTTGGAAAACGGAACAAACAAAAAACAATTAAACAAACGACATGCCAATCTGGAGTAA
- a CDS encoding sugar kinase, with the protein MNDVITIGEAMIAFDPVKTGPMRFVNGFERKIGGAELNFAIGCARLGLNAGWISRLGDDEFGKYIRNFARGEGIDISQLELVEGYPTSLNFKEIMESGDVRTFYYRDKSPTLTLTPDELDEAYFQQAKILHITGIYPAIDPKNQDVIKKSIELAKKYGLKVSFDPNIRLKMWSKDEARKVLSDILPDVDILLAGDEEMEIILGEKDPKVIIEKAKELGIGFAAVKQGDKGSVGYFNGEIIEAPSVKPAKVVDTVGAGDGFNAGVIYGYLNEWPLRKTIEFANTIGSMVVSVKGDNEGLPYLEDVQIKLGEKENIER; encoded by the coding sequence GTGAATGATGTAATAACAATAGGTGAAGCGATGATTGCATTCGATCCGGTTAAAACTGGGCCTATGCGCTTTGTCAATGGTTTTGAGCGAAAAATAGGTGGGGCAGAGTTGAATTTTGCCATAGGATGTGCCCGTTTAGGTCTCAATGCCGGTTGGATTAGCCGTCTTGGTGATGATGAATTTGGAAAGTATATCCGTAATTTTGCCCGTGGAGAGGGAATCGATATTTCTCAGCTTGAATTAGTAGAAGGCTATCCGACATCATTGAATTTCAAGGAAATTATGGAGAGCGGTGATGTTCGGACATTTTATTATCGTGATAAATCACCAACACTTACATTAACCCCGGATGAATTGGATGAAGCTTATTTTCAACAAGCAAAAATTTTGCACATTACGGGAATTTATCCGGCGATTGATCCGAAGAACCAGGATGTTATTAAAAAATCCATTGAACTGGCAAAAAAATATGGGCTGAAGGTTTCTTTTGACCCTAACATTCGGTTGAAGATGTGGAGCAAAGACGAAGCCAGGAAAGTTCTTTCTGATATTTTGCCTGATGTTGATATTTTGCTCGCTGGCGATGAAGAGATGGAAATTATTCTGGGTGAAAAAGATCCAAAAGTAATCATCGAAAAAGCGAAAGAATTGGGTATTGGCTTTGCCGCAGTGAAACAGGGAGATAAAGGTTCTGTAGGTTATTTCAATGGAGAAATAATAGAAGCACCCTCAGTGAAGCCGGCAAAGGTCGTCGATACAGTTGGTGCCGGTGATGGTTTTAATGCAGGTGTTATCTATGGTTATTTGAACGAATGGCCACTTCGAAAGACGATAGAATTTGCTAATACAATTGGTTCTATGGTTGTTAGTGTCAAAGGGGATAATGAAGGATTGCCATATTTGGAAGATGTCCAAATCAAACTGGGAGAAAAAGAAAATATTGAGCGTTAA